The proteins below come from a single Pirellulales bacterium genomic window:
- a CDS encoding biotin/lipoyl-binding protein, whose amino-acid sequence MATEHAPTTAGASASTDGVSAKVPAEGAPVQAPAASAAPTVKKRRWPWIVVGVVAAIVAAIWLIPAIHTALTTVSTDDAYVNSHVTFVAPRVAGQVVSVLVDDNNRVRKGDLLVQLDKQPFASSQSTTTRTRTRYSSACR is encoded by the coding sequence ATGGCCACCGAACACGCTCCGACAACAGCCGGGGCTAGCGCGTCTACCGACGGGGTCTCGGCGAAAGTACCCGCTGAGGGCGCACCTGTTCAGGCCCCCGCCGCCAGCGCAGCTCCCACGGTCAAAAAGCGGCGCTGGCCTTGGATCGTGGTTGGCGTGGTGGCCGCCATTGTCGCCGCGATCTGGTTGATTCCCGCTATCCACACGGCGCTGACCACCGTCTCGACCGACGACGCTTACGTCAATAGCCACGTCACGTTTGTTGCGCCCCGGGTTGCCGGGCAGGTCGTCAGCGTGTTGGTCGACGACAACAACCGGGTGCGCAAGGGCGACCTGCTCGTGCAGCTCGACAAGCAGCCCTTCGCATCGAGCCAGTCGACTACGACCCGGACAAGAACCCGCTATTCGTCGGCTTGTCGGTAG